The window gTTGATTTGTAACCACAAGtacatttgaaatatttttgtttgtacaCTTTAAGGTGATTAAATTATTGCATGTATTAGAAatgtaaaattgtttaaaaaccaaatatttaatataatgaCCGttgaagtgttttttttttttttttgttaaatgatTTAGCAATAAAAGTTATTATAGGGCCAAAGCTGTGGATAGTCTATCCAGTAATCTTAAATTTGTTAGATCGagtttcaatttttaaatatgtatgtcaAACACAGTGCCACCCAACTCTAACAACCCAATGACTGACCAACACTGTTATCTTGtaacgaaaaaacaaaaacaacacttGCAGTTTGCACGTTTTTGGATTTCTTTTGAAAATGATAAGACAGCGGGTGAATTCATAACATAACCACAGGCCAGCCCAGAACAAACATTCATAATACAAATCAATTTTAACATAGAGACACAAACACTAAATAACTAGTAACTAGAAAAAAGATAAGCTaaacatttaaattcaaaattttatcaagtaaatttacaaaattgaACAAATGTGACATTattgtgtgtaagtgtgtgtgtgttggaaTTAAATAGAAacgaaacaacaaaataatcaGCCATTGACTGTCCACTGCCTTGCCCTGGCCCCCCGCCTCGTTTTCACCATCCGCCACCGCACTGAACCGGCGGCGCGTCTGTTATGcaagtagcagcagcagcagcagtcgcaGTCGCAGCACTCGCAGTAGCAGAGGAACAATTGAATTAGCCGGCATGCTATTCAATCGATTTATCTTAGCCATCAAAAATCAGTCCAGAGAGACTTTACGGGCCTGGAGCTATCAATGTGAATCGATATTGGCCCAACGCTCGCGTCGCATCCAACAGTTGTTGTGCTTCTATCAATCGGTCTATGGCACTCAAGGTCTGAAGCAACTATGGCGAGCCTATTACCGGCGTGAATTGCAGCAGCCACTCCGGGGCATTATGCTCAGTGCCGTTGGTGTTGTGGGCTTGAATATCAAGCAGCTCGGCAGCGATGGCTTTGATTGGAATAAGGAACGCCTGGCGCTGGCCAATTTCGATGTATGCCATCGTGATATTGAGTTTATCAATACCCTGGCTAAGAATCAATTATGCGAACGCTGCCAGgctaaaaaaatgaaatattgttattgtttgcTGGGCAATCAACGTTGCCGTAAAAATGGTACACCAGTTCCCGCAAATTCCCCTCAAAGCTCATCCCCTTCATCGCCCAAAACGCCTACGTCCAAAAAGATGCCGGCATCTGCAGCCGAGACTGACAAGGAGGAGAGCATACGAAATTGTCATACGCCATTAGATTTAGATGCTCGCGGTGCTCCAGCCGGTACAGTGCGAATCCAGGCTCAGGATGAAAAGAAATGGGAACCATACTTTAGTAAAAACGAGTTTAGCATTTGGCGGAGAGAAGAGCGAACGTCTATGTACTCCTATAAGGTAtataaccaaaacaaaaattccttTAATCTTGCCGAATTCATTCCTTGCGATTTTTAGGTATATGCCCGATTTGATGACATCACTGCCGATGATTTTCTACATGTGCAAACCGACTTGGATTATCGCCGTCAATGGGATGATACGGCCCTGAGACTGGAGCTTATCAGTGAAGATCCTGTACCGGGAAGCAATTCACATTTGATATATTGGGAAATGCAATGGCCACGTCTATTTGCGAATCGTGATTATGTCTATTGCCGACGTTATATCAAGgatgaaaacaaaaaggtCATACTCATATGCAATCGTGGCGCCAAGCATAAGACATATCCCGCCATATCGGGCAAGGTGCGCGTAACCGACTATTGGAGTGTGATGGTTATCAAACCGTTTCGTGGATTTCATGAGCCCGGACTACATTTCATACTTACCTACTATGATGATCCTGGTGTGCCCATACCACAGAATATTAAATCCTGGGTTACCCAGAAACAAATGCCCGAGTTCCTAACTAAAATGTATGTGGCCACCAAAAATTATGCCTGCTCGCGGGCGATCAAAATGAAGGATATGTTCAATAGCTTTACCCTAATCAATGATGAGTATACGGCCAATGATCAGCGTGGCAGTTGGCTAGGAAGGCTCAGTCGCAACGGGCACGCAAAGTTTAGCCGAGGCGAGAATGGAACAGAACGTTGAAGgtccacacacaaacacatacacacacacacacgcaacaTACACATAAAAGatcctttttaatttttggccCCAAAACAGATGCAATTCAATCGAAATCAATCACAACCGTAGAATACGTGCAATAATCTGTTGAAAACATTTTGTCCTCATCAAAAAATTGTGTGCcacacttaaaaaaaatatatgaaaaagttcggttatatatatacaaaacaaaaatatataaaaaaaaaacattaaatttagATATTGTCTTTTTAAAAGCGAAAtagaaattattgaaattgtaattgtaagaaaataaataaaaaaaaaaagttatacaCTCAAAAATGGAAAACCAAAACAAGAATTTTGtaatataacatttttatatacGTAGTAATCGAACCTTTTCAAAACTATTGCTCTATGGTCTATAAATATTAAAGGAGATTCTATGGAAAATGCTTCAACtagcaataaaataaaattataattatttggTATGGAGACtgaattttgtttgttatgcAATTATTTAGTTAACTGAATTTACTGGTAACCTACAAGCTGGAAATTTATGTACATTCAAGCTGTACACAGCTgattaagaacaattgttctCTTTTATTAAGAGCACATGTAAATTCAGCATTTAACATTTGAAATTCCTGTCCAGACAAAGacgatttcaaaaaacatgTATTTAAATGGCGTACTACAAATTATGAAACAGTTGAAGAGGCTATTGTCAActtgaattttaaatattgtataaagtttttaaagtcgtagtttttttttggtttttaatattaattaaatgtcCAATATTATAATGCCATCTGCGAGGTTATAATAATtagaaattaaacaaaattttatagAAAAGGATTTTAAAGAGTTAACAATTAAGATATTTTCTTGATACTTATATTATTATACAGAAATACTGAGATTACACAGAAAATAAGAGAGATTGATAGTTTAGTAGGTAGTTCAGTTCAGATGTGATCACAATTCACTGCGATCGTTTGAGTTAGGTGGATTGTTCATATATGATATAAAATCTTTGCTCGTCCGTCCACCATTGTATTCCACTTTTGTTTTGAGATAGGAGAAATATAGAATAGTTGGATAGCCACGTACATTGTATTTGGCACAGAGTGCGGAATGTTTGGtacaatcaacagcaacaaaagccACACGAGGATCATCTTGTAGGGAAATGGCAGCAGCAGTAAATTCTGGTTTTGTGTGCTTACAGTGTCCACACCCTAGCAATAAAGGAAAAAGGATCATGAACTATATGTGGTTTGCTCAGagatataaattaaacttACAGGGAGCATAAAACATGACCAAGGcatgtttttttcgttttaaagTCGATGAAAAAGTCTCATCGTTGAGAAAATGTATAACCTCCTGGGCATTTTCCTCCTCCTCCCAGTTCTTTTCTggaggcggtggtggtggcggttCTTTTGGATCTTTCATAAATTCTACAATTTTCGATGCCTCACGCACATTTACATCAAATTTGTGAACTCCATGGGAAAAGTATTTAACGGTGGGATAACTTTTCACTTTATACTTTTCACCAATTGCCTGCTCTTTGGTGGCATCCAAAGCAGCCAAAATTCCAggaatattttgttgtttcatttGCAATGCTGCCTTTTCATATTCCGGCTTCATTCGCTTACAATGGCCACACCAAGGGGCATAGAACATAACCAAAACGGATTTCTCATCCTTTACAGCAGCCTCAAAGCCCTGAGTCGTAAGATGAACAATTTCCGAATTCGTATCGGCTGACCATTCAggttttttggcttttggtgCTGGCTTGGCATTGGGATTCAACATGAACTCGACCAAAGCATCTTTAGTGTTCTCGCCCTCATAGGTGAAACGaagtttgccattttcaaaatatatcaAAGTTGGAAAAcctgcaaaaagaaaaatatcattaaaaaaaatgttttagttaaaaaaaaaacctgttATTTAAACCTGTGATATTGAAGAGTTTTCTAATGGGCGCATTCTCTTGACGCTCTACATTCATTGCTGCTATCACATAGCCGCCTTTGGTTTTTAATTCTGTGGCCGCCATGCCATAGTCTGGTTTCATTTTCTTACAGAAACCACACCAGGGCACATGGAACATCACCAGCATGGGTCTTATATCCTTGCGTAAATGTTTGGTGAATGTGCCAGCATCACTGAAATGTACAACATCCTTGCCAGCTGGATCTTCTTCCCAGGGTAAATCACCACTGGGATCACGCATAAATGTTACCATCGAAGCAACACTCATTTGCCGATCATAGTCCTTGTGATAATCTCCATCCTTGTAGTGTTTTAATGTATAAGGATCGGgtgttatttttaattttttacacAATTTCTTGTGCTCCTGATCCAGTCCACAATCCACAAGCAACATTGTACCAGTTCCTCGTATTGATTCGCCGGCCTCACGAAAGATTTTCAATTCGGCTGCCGCCGCTTTCGTACTGGACACATATAGAGCTAGAATATTGTTCTTGGTACGCAGGAGCTTCTTGAAATCTTTATACTCGACTATGTCATCATGTATAAATGATGaggattttgtttttgccgcAACAAGTGACGACAGCAAACAGAAAAGAGGTAGAAGAAGAGACACAAACTGACTATGCATTGAGATATGCATTTGCGTTTATTGTCAAATAACTTTGCACTTAAGAAGATTTATGTAATTAACTAGATTTGTATTTGTACTAAAATAACTGCATTAGTTCCATGTTCTTTCTggataaaaacaaattctaaatttcttaaaaatgccGATGCCGCTGTGTTATCGGAAACGTCAGCGATTCAGAGTATTAtcgatattttttttagttaccACCGTATGACACTAAACATTTGTTCTGTGTTGTGCTCTCTTTCTTACTTAAGCATCTCGAATACGGCATGTCGATGCCTGAGTGCGAAAGAGATAAAAAAGGTCTAAATGGCAACAGTGAAGCCCAAATAAAGACCACGCTGTCAATCATCTCATCTCCAGGTAGTATCTTTGGAAGCATTTTAAAATACCGAATATGTTTAAGAAGCCTCCGAGATTTAAAAGATCCCCATTGTAACCACTATTCCATCTAAGTGAATATGCTTGcaaatttgttgattttttaattttgatcgAGTAGAAATACCTTGAAGCTGAGAGAACTAGAATATCTTAACTACGATTATGACGATTGCCATCACCGCGGCGGACCACATCTTTGTATTCATCCATACGTCGCATGCGGGCCAAATATTCAGGATCATCGTCTTCCACCTGCTGTTCGACAACAGCTTTTTCCTCATCCTCTTGCTCATTGGGATCACGAGCCGCAGCGATGGCTTGAGCTTGATTCATTTTGGCCACCTTCTCCTCATCGGGGAAGATGCCTTCATCGACGCGTTGCTGATAGAACTCGTCCACTGTCATAATGGGTAAACTGGGATAACCCAGACCAAAGACGGCTTTCTGCTGGGCATTGCGAGTGATAATAAAAGGCTGCAATGGCTTAGGCTGAGTAGATTGTTTTCCatgatgatggtggtggtgatgATGTTGGCTGTGGCCTTGTTTTTGAGATGTAGACGGACCACCACCGAAGGATTCAATTGCATTCGGTAGGTTCTCTCCTCCTGCCAAGCGTGCCAAACGCATTTTGGCCAACTCTTTCATCATACGTAAACTTTCCAACTCTTGTTTGGCATCTATTATGCTTTTatccaaatattttaaaaagaattCCCTTTTGACTTCGTCATCGGCAGTTTTGTCTTTGACAGCAGCCTGCACTTTTTTCATATATTCATCGATTTCCTTCATTTTGCGGTATTGAGCAATTTTATCATTGCGATCGTAGGCAGCCTCAATGAGTTCGCGTTGTTCGCTTTTCTCAACCTTATCTCCATCCTGGGCCGGCTTTACTTTTGGTCCTTCGCATAGACTGTACTCCTGACACCTTTGCAAATGATCTTTGAAATAGATTTCCCCTAAATCCAATACTTCGGTACTATTCGGATTATTAATTTTGGTAGTCAATTTGCCAAGGAAATAGGGCAACAGCATAAAGGGCAAGGAATCGGTGGACACTTCATCTATCAATTCGTTGGCACTGAACATGCTCACTTGATTCACAATCACAGTGGCCTCCTCGAATTGTTTCATTGCGGATTTAACTTTGTTCTAGAAATAAATTACATGATTCCTTTGTTTACTCCTCCCGAGAGATTATTACCTGAAATTCGCTACCATTAAAGGGCAACTCGGTGACTTCCAGTTCATCGTAAAGATTCCAGCCAGCTAAAAATATATCAGACAGTTTCTTATCCTCGCCGCCATTCAATGAGTCAGTGTTTGTTGCTTCCGCCATgtgttaattaattaaaggtatgtatgtttgttttctAAGCTGTCGAAATAAATTGCAAACCGAACATTAATGTTGCATCTCAGTGTTGAGCAACGTCTAATATGCAGCCGGTTGAATTCAGCCGATTGCCAACACTActa is drawn from Drosophila willistoni isolate 14030-0811.24 chromosome 2R unlocalized genomic scaffold, UCI_dwil_1.1 Seg167, whole genome shotgun sequence and contains these coding sequences:
- the LOC6642717 gene encoding uncharacterized protein LOC6642717 codes for the protein MLFNRFILAIKNQSRETLRAWSYQCESILAQRSRRIQQLLCFYQSVYGTQGLKQLWRAYYRRELQQPLRGIMLSAVGVVGLNIKQLGSDGFDWNKERLALANFDVCHRDIEFINTLAKNQLCERCQAKKMKYCYCLLGNQRCRKNGTPVPANSPQSSSPSSPKTPTSKKMPASAAETDKEESIRNCHTPLDLDARGAPAGTVRIQAQDEKKWEPYFSKNEFSIWRREERTSMYSYKVYARFDDITADDFLHVQTDLDYRRQWDDTALRLELISEDPVPGSNSHLIYWEMQWPRLFANRDYVYCRRYIKDENKKVILICNRGAKHKTYPAISGKVRVTDYWSVMVIKPFRGFHEPGLHFILTYYDDPGVPIPQNIKSWVTQKQMPEFLTKMYVATKNYACSRAIKMKDMFNSFTLINDEYTANDQRGSWLGRLSRNGHAKFSRGENGTER
- the LOC6642719 gene encoding immunoglobulin-binding protein 1; this translates as MAEATNTDSLNGGEDKKLSDIFLAGWNLYDELEVTELPFNGSEFQNKVKSAMKQFEEATVIVNQVSMFSANELIDEVSTDSLPFMLLPYFLGKLTTKINNPNSTEVLDLGEIYFKDHLQRCQEYSLCEGPKVKPAQDGDKVEKSEQRELIEAAYDRNDKIAQYRKMKEIDEYMKKVQAAVKDKTADDEVKREFFLKYLDKSIIDAKQELESLRMMKELAKMRLARLAGGENLPNAIESFGGGPSTSQKQGHSQHHHHHHHHGKQSTQPKPLQPFIITRNAQQKAVFGLGYPSLPIMTVDEFYQQRVDEGIFPDEEKVAKMNQAQAIAAARDPNEQEDEEKAVVEQQVEDDDPEYLARMRRMDEYKDVVRRGDGNRHNRS
- the LOC6642718 gene encoding protein disulfide-isomerase A5 — protein: MHISMHSQFVSLLLPLFCLLSSLVAAKTKSSSFIHDDIVEYKDFKKLLRTKNNILALYVSSTKAAAAELKIFREAGESIRGTGTMLLVDCGLDQEHKKLCKKLKITPDPYTLKHYKDGDYHKDYDRQMSVASMVTFMRDPSGDLPWEEDPAGKDVVHFSDAGTFTKHLRKDIRPMLVMFHVPWCGFCKKMKPDYGMAATELKTKGGYVIAAMNVERQENAPIRKLFNITGFPTLIYFENGKLRFTYEGENTKDALVEFMLNPNAKPAPKAKKPEWSADTNSEIVHLTTQGFEAAVKDEKSVLVMFYAPWCGHCKRMKPEYEKAALQMKQQNIPGILAALDATKEQAIGEKYKVKSYPTVKYFSHGVHKFDVNVREASKIVEFMKDPKEPPPPPPPEKNWEEEENAQEVIHFLNDETFSSTLKRKKHALVMFYAPWCGHCKHTKPEFTAAAISLQDDPRVAFVAVDCTKHSALCAKYNVRGYPTILYFSYLKTKVEYNGGRTSKDFISYMNNPPNSNDRSEL